The Agromyces hippuratus genome has a window encoding:
- a CDS encoding Na(+)/H(+) antiporter subunit C codes for MTASLTLVVLMAVLFGAGVSIMLERSLTRVLIGFLLVGNAVNILIYLMSGAPGLAPILGEGVDHDAISDPLPQAFVLTAIVINLGITAFMLALIYRSWWLAQLGAKGDLVDDEADIAEDAEEAADLIRSSAADDQAIQDLIDASDEEPDEDLELEASARDRDEEEAKP; via the coding sequence ATGACCGCCTCACTGACCCTCGTGGTGCTCATGGCCGTGCTCTTCGGCGCAGGCGTCTCGATCATGCTCGAGCGCAGCCTCACCCGCGTGCTCATCGGGTTCCTCCTCGTGGGCAACGCCGTGAACATCCTCATCTACCTCATGAGCGGGGCTCCGGGGCTTGCGCCCATCCTCGGCGAGGGCGTCGATCACGATGCCATCTCCGACCCGCTCCCCCAGGCCTTCGTGCTCACGGCCATCGTCATCAACCTCGGCATCACGGCGTTCATGCTCGCGCTGATCTACCGCTCCTGGTGGCTCGCCCAGCTCGGCGCGAAGGGCGACCTCGTCGACGACGAGGCCGACATCGCCGAAGACGCCGAGGAGGCGGCCGACCTCATCCGCAGCTCGGCGGCCGACGACCAGGCCATCCAAGACCTCATCGATGCGAGCGATGAGGAGCCCGACGAAGACCTGGAGCTCGAGGCATCCGCCCGCGACCGTGACGAAGAGGAGGCCAAGCCATGA
- a CDS encoding Na+/H+ antiporter subunit A — translation MIFSLALFGALALITPLLTKWLGRRVFAVIALPPAAVFVLLLTWMPGVLAGTPVVEIVPWIPTLDIALSFRLDALALLLALIVTGVGALVLLYCMHYFADDEPALGRFAALLLAFAGVMFGLVTADDVFILFTFWEATSVLSYLLIGHYTGRKESRGAALQALTVTTFGGLAMLVGLVILAVDGGTTSLSELVAHPVTGAAGEWAIALVLLGAISKSALVPFHFWLPAAMAAPTPVSAYLHAAAMVKAGVYLIARLAPGYADLEVWHPIVIGLGALTMLVGGWRALRQYDLKLLLAYGTVSQLGFLVMVTGFGTRDAALAGVALLLAHALFKATLFLVVGIVDHAAGTRDWRKLSGVGRRMPVIATIGFVAAASMAGVPPLLGFVAKEAVFSAFLEAVAAGDGWAWLSLTAAFAGSVLTVAYSVRFVWGAFYSKKDLADCELHAPSPAIAVAPGVLAAASIVAAFAIPFIEPLLAAYADELPGGHDYHLALWHGLEPALAISAVVFALGALLVWGRQRVARMQAAVAPVLDSARGYLGIVSVVDRLAATVTTTIQSRGLPGYLAIIVAVFIGGLGTLSILNTSWPSEIRLWDYPAQPFLAFVMAVAAIAAATVRQRMTAVLLVSVTGYGLVLLFGMSGAPDLALTQALVETIVLVVFVLVLRRLPKQIAQRNPPVHKLARGIIGALAGIVMGVLGLVALGARIEPTIAEGLPALALEAHGKNIVNVMLVDIRAWDTLGEISVLVAVATGVASLIFVSGRTGGAPRLDHVEGLVNRRDRLTPVPEPAWSIRAPRTSLADTAGETDAAGEAAETRQTWLLAGRTISPRNRSILIEVLVRLLFHPAIIVSVFLLFVGHNAPGGGFAGGLLAGLALVARYLAGGRYELGEAAPVDAGRLLGTGLLLAAGTAAGSLLFGGPVFESAWFETEVPLLGTISIGTSTLFDIGVYLVVVGLVLDILRSLGGEVDRQEERQTADDGDGDFTTGDGEGAAEHREGAEHADGAEYGDGARLPSPEEARR, via the coding sequence ATGATCTTCAGCCTCGCCCTGTTCGGTGCGCTCGCCCTGATCACGCCGCTGCTCACGAAGTGGCTCGGGCGTCGGGTGTTCGCCGTCATCGCGCTGCCGCCCGCCGCGGTCTTCGTGCTGCTGCTCACGTGGATGCCCGGCGTGCTCGCCGGCACCCCCGTCGTCGAGATCGTGCCGTGGATCCCCACCCTCGACATCGCGCTGAGCTTCCGCCTCGACGCCCTCGCGCTGCTCCTCGCCCTCATCGTCACGGGTGTCGGCGCCCTCGTGCTGCTGTACTGCATGCACTACTTCGCCGACGACGAGCCCGCACTCGGGCGATTCGCGGCCCTCCTGCTCGCCTTCGCCGGCGTCATGTTCGGCCTCGTCACGGCCGACGACGTGTTCATCCTGTTCACGTTCTGGGAGGCCACGAGCGTGCTCTCGTACCTCCTCATCGGCCACTACACGGGGCGCAAAGAGAGCCGCGGTGCCGCATTGCAGGCGCTGACCGTCACGACGTTCGGCGGGCTCGCGATGCTCGTCGGCCTCGTCATCCTCGCCGTCGACGGCGGCACCACCTCGCTCTCCGAGCTCGTCGCCCACCCCGTGACCGGCGCGGCCGGCGAGTGGGCGATCGCGCTCGTGCTGCTCGGCGCGATCTCCAAGAGCGCGCTCGTGCCGTTCCACTTCTGGCTCCCGGCCGCGATGGCCGCGCCGACCCCGGTCAGCGCCTACCTGCACGCCGCCGCGATGGTGAAGGCCGGCGTCTACCTCATCGCCCGCCTCGCCCCCGGGTACGCCGATCTCGAGGTGTGGCATCCGATCGTCATCGGACTCGGTGCGCTCACGATGCTCGTCGGCGGCTGGCGCGCCCTCCGCCAGTACGATCTGAAGCTCCTGCTCGCCTACGGCACCGTCAGCCAGCTCGGCTTCCTCGTCATGGTCACGGGCTTCGGCACTCGCGACGCGGCCCTCGCGGGCGTCGCCCTGCTGCTCGCGCACGCCCTGTTCAAGGCGACGCTCTTCCTCGTCGTCGGCATCGTCGACCACGCCGCAGGCACTCGCGACTGGCGCAAGCTCTCGGGCGTCGGCCGCCGCATGCCCGTGATCGCGACGATCGGCTTCGTCGCCGCGGCATCCATGGCCGGTGTGCCGCCGTTGCTCGGCTTCGTCGCGAAGGAGGCCGTGTTCTCCGCCTTCCTCGAGGCCGTCGCCGCGGGTGACGGTTGGGCGTGGCTCTCGCTCACCGCAGCCTTCGCCGGGTCGGTGCTCACGGTCGCCTACTCGGTGCGCTTCGTCTGGGGCGCCTTCTACTCCAAGAAGGATCTCGCGGACTGCGAGCTGCACGCCCCGAGCCCCGCGATCGCGGTGGCGCCCGGTGTCCTCGCCGCAGCCAGCATCGTCGCGGCGTTCGCGATCCCGTTCATCGAGCCACTGCTCGCGGCCTACGCCGACGAACTGCCCGGCGGCCACGACTACCACCTGGCCCTCTGGCACGGCCTCGAGCCCGCCCTCGCGATCTCGGCCGTCGTCTTCGCCCTCGGTGCACTGCTCGTGTGGGGCCGCCAGCGGGTCGCGCGCATGCAGGCCGCAGTGGCGCCCGTGCTCGACTCGGCCCGCGGCTACCTCGGCATCGTCTCGGTCGTCGACCGGCTCGCGGCCACGGTCACCACCACGATCCAGTCGCGCGGCCTGCCCGGCTACCTCGCGATCATCGTCGCGGTCTTCATCGGCGGCCTCGGCACGCTCTCGATCCTGAACACCTCGTGGCCGAGCGAGATCCGGCTCTGGGACTACCCGGCACAGCCGTTCCTCGCATTCGTCATGGCGGTCGCCGCGATCGCCGCGGCCACGGTGCGCCAGCGCATGACCGCGGTGCTGCTCGTCAGCGTCACCGGCTATGGGCTCGTGCTGCTCTTCGGCATGTCGGGCGCCCCCGACCTCGCCCTCACCCAGGCGCTCGTCGAGACCATCGTGCTCGTCGTCTTCGTGCTCGTGCTGCGGCGCCTGCCCAAGCAGATCGCCCAGCGCAACCCGCCGGTGCACAAACTCGCGCGCGGCATCATCGGCGCGCTCGCCGGCATCGTCATGGGCGTGCTCGGCCTCGTCGCCCTCGGCGCCCGCATCGAGCCGACGATCGCCGAGGGGCTGCCCGCGCTCGCGCTCGAGGCGCACGGCAAGAACATCGTGAACGTCATGCTCGTCGACATCCGCGCGTGGGACACCCTCGGCGAGATCTCCGTGCTCGTCGCGGTCGCCACGGGCGTCGCGAGCCTCATCTTCGTCTCGGGCCGCACGGGCGGCGCCCCGCGTCTCGACCACGTCGAGGGGCTCGTGAACCGCCGCGACCGGCTGACCCCCGTGCCCGAGCCCGCGTGGTCGATCCGCGCACCCCGCACGAGCCTCGCCGACACCGCAGGCGAGACGGATGCCGCGGGCGAGGCCGCCGAGACCCGGCAGACCTGGCTCCTGGCCGGCCGCACGATCTCGCCGCGCAACCGCTCGATCCTCATCGAGGTGCTCGTGCGACTGCTCTTCCACCCCGCGATCATCGTGTCGGTGTTCCTCCTCTTCGTCGGGCACAACGCCCCGGGCGGCGGCTTCGCCGGCGGCCTGCTCGCGGGCCTCGCCCTCGTCGCCCGCTACCTCGCCGGCGGCCGCTACGAGCTCGGCGAGGCGGCGCCGGTCGACGCCGGCCGCCTGCTCGGCACCGGCCTGCTGCTCGCTGCGGGCACCGCCGCGGGCTCGCTGCTCTTCGGCGGCCCCGTCTTCGAGTCCGCCTGGTTCGAGACCGAGGTGCCCCTGCTCGGCACGATCTCGATCGGCACCTCGACGCTCTTCGACATCGGCGTCTACCTCGTGGTGGTCGGGCTCGTGCTCGACATCCTGCGCTCGCTCGGCGGCGAGGTCGACCGCCAAGAGGAGCGGCAGACCGCCGACGACGGCGACGGCGACTTCACGACCGGCGACGGCGAGGGCGCCGCCGAGCACCGCGAAGGCGCCGAGCACGCCGACGGGGCCGAGTACGGCGACGGCGCGCGCCTTCCGAGCCCCGAGGAGGCCCGCCGATGA
- a CDS encoding Na+/H+ antiporter subunit D — MTAVLVPLVVLLPLLGAATALILGRHRRAQMAVSLGVLAAVTVIAAVLLVSVDANGPAVVYVGGWDAPWGITLVVDRLSAIMLVISAIMLLVVLVYSVGQGIADQHRETPVSIFHPSYLILSAGVFNAFIAGDLFNLYVGFEILLSASYVLLTLGGTGERIRAGVTYIIVSLVSSLFFLSAIALIYGATGTVNIAQLSVRLAELPGEVQLMLHLLLLIAFGIKAAVFPLSFWLPDSYPTAPAPVTAVFAGLLTKVGVYAIIRTETVIFTESDVTVLLMVIGGLTMLIGILGALTQADIKRLLSFTLVSHIGYMIFGIALGTQLGYTATIYYVVHHITVQTTLFLTTGLIERFGGATSINRLAGLLKASPLLGVLFFIPALNLGGIPPFSGFLGKTGLFLAGGEEAAADPANAWLVWIVIAAGAITSLITLYALTRFWNMAFWRGRRELEGYESVLLGSVLEAPEGATVTATRTTPVLMVIATSALVMLTVCLTVFAGPLFELTGRAAADLLDAGAYVATVFPGGIR; from the coding sequence ATGACCGCAGTGCTCGTGCCCCTCGTCGTGCTGCTGCCCCTGCTCGGGGCGGCCACCGCGCTGATCCTCGGCCGTCATCGCCGCGCCCAGATGGCGGTGAGCCTCGGCGTGCTCGCCGCGGTCACCGTGATCGCCGCGGTGCTGCTCGTCTCGGTCGACGCGAACGGCCCGGCCGTCGTCTACGTCGGCGGGTGGGATGCCCCGTGGGGCATCACCCTCGTCGTCGACCGTCTCTCGGCGATCATGCTCGTCATCTCGGCGATCATGCTGCTCGTCGTGCTCGTGTACTCGGTCGGGCAGGGCATCGCCGACCAGCATCGCGAGACGCCGGTGTCGATCTTCCACCCCTCGTACCTGATCCTCTCGGCGGGCGTCTTCAACGCGTTCATCGCGGGCGACCTGTTCAACCTCTACGTCGGCTTCGAGATCCTGCTGTCGGCGAGCTACGTGCTGCTGACCCTCGGCGGCACGGGCGAGCGCATCCGCGCGGGCGTCACGTACATCATCGTGAGCCTCGTCTCGTCGCTGTTCTTCCTGAGCGCGATCGCCCTCATCTACGGGGCGACCGGCACGGTGAACATCGCGCAGCTCTCGGTGCGCCTCGCCGAGCTGCCCGGCGAGGTGCAGCTCATGCTGCACCTGCTGCTGCTCATCGCGTTCGGCATCAAGGCCGCGGTCTTCCCGCTGTCGTTCTGGCTGCCCGACTCCTACCCGACGGCGCCTGCGCCGGTCACCGCTGTGTTCGCCGGCTTGCTCACGAAGGTCGGCGTGTACGCGATCATCCGCACCGAGACGGTGATCTTCACCGAGAGCGACGTCACAGTGCTGCTCATGGTGATCGGCGGGCTCACCATGCTCATCGGCATCCTCGGCGCGCTCACCCAGGCCGATATCAAGCGATTGCTCTCGTTCACCCTCGTGAGCCACATCGGCTACATGATCTTCGGCATCGCGCTCGGCACCCAGCTCGGCTACACGGCGACGATCTACTACGTCGTGCACCACATCACGGTGCAGACGACGCTCTTCCTCACCACCGGTCTCATCGAACGGTTCGGCGGCGCGACCTCGATCAACCGGCTCGCAGGACTCCTGAAGGCCTCGCCGCTGCTCGGCGTGCTGTTCTTCATCCCAGCGCTGAACCTCGGCGGCATCCCGCCGTTCTCGGGCTTCCTCGGCAAGACCGGACTCTTCCTCGCGGGCGGTGAGGAGGCCGCGGCCGACCCGGCGAACGCCTGGCTCGTCTGGATCGTGATCGCCGCGGGCGCCATCACCTCGCTCATCACGCTCTACGCGCTCACCCGCTTCTGGAACATGGCGTTCTGGCGCGGCCGGCGCGAGCTCGAGGGCTACGAGTCGGTGCTGCTCGGTTCGGTGCTCGAGGCCCCAGAGGGCGCCACGGTCACCGCGACCCGCACCACGCCGGTGCTCATGGTCATCGCGACGAGCGCGCTCGTCATGCTGACGGTCTGCCTCACGGTGTTCGCCGGCCCCCTCTTCGAGCTCACCGGGCGTGCCGCGGCCGATCTGCTCGATGCCGGCGCCTACGTCGCCACCGTCTTCCCTGGAGGCATCCGATGA